A window from Mangifera indica cultivar Alphonso chromosome 2, CATAS_Mindica_2.1, whole genome shotgun sequence encodes these proteins:
- the LOC123207215 gene encoding LOW QUALITY PROTEIN: MLO-like protein 3 (The sequence of the model RefSeq protein was modified relative to this genomic sequence to represent the inferred CDS: inserted 1 base in 1 codon), whose product MAAGGGGATYRSLQVTPTWALATVCFIFISISLVIEHLIQLLGNWLKXKRKTALVEAVEKLKTVLIVLGFMSLILSATQGLISKICIPNKVASTMLPCRQTAQPKTTQTLQGRRLAKSDDTSGSSDYCASKGMTSVISQNGLNQLSIFIFVLAVMQIVYCVLTMALGRAKVVGYERWKAWEKETETVEYLAANDPRRFRFTRQTTFGRRHLSSFTSTPLHLWIKCFFNQFIDSVAKVDYLTLRHGFISAHLSTSSSFNFQKYIQRSLEDDFKAIVGISPSMWLLVVILLLLDVYGWNVYLWISFIPLTIVLVLGTKLQVIVARMALDLKAQHIVIKGTPLVQPNDNFLVQKPEFVLTLLHYTLFVNAFEMAFFIWVTVRLSQ is encoded by the exons ATGGCAGCCGGAGGAGGAGGAGCAACTTATCGTTCTTTGCAAGTCACACCGACGTGGGCTCTAGCAACCGTTtgcttcatcttcatctccatcTCTCTTGTAATCGAACATTTGATTCAACTTCTTGGCAAC tggctta aaaaaaggaagactGCCTTGGTTGAAGCTGTGGAGAAGCTTAAAACAG TGCTCATCGTCTTAGGGTTCATGTCTCTTATTCTTAGTGCAACTCAGGGACTAATTTCGAAAATCTGCATACCCAATAAAGTTGCAAGCACGATGCTCCCTTGCCGTCAAACCGCACAGCCCAAAACCACACAAACGTTACAAGGAAGAAGATTGGCTAAAAGTGATGATACAAGCGGGTCTTCTGATTATTGTGCCTCTAAG GGAATGACTTCTGTGATATCACAAAATGGCCTAAACCAGCTTAGCATCTTCATATTTGTGTTAGCGGTGATGCAGATTGTCTACTGTGTTCTCACAATGGCCCTAGGAAGAGCCAAGGTAGTTGGAT ATGAACGATGGAAAGCCTGGGAGAAAGAAACTGAAACTGTTGAATACCTGGCTGCCAATG ATCCTCGTCGATTTAGATTTACAAGACAAACAACCTTTGGACGTCGACATCTCAGCTCTTTTACAAGCACACCACTCCATCTATGGATT AAATGTTTCTTCAATCAGTTCATTGATTCAGTGGCAAAAGTCGATTACCTTACTTTGCGCCACGGCTTCATCTCG GCTCATCTGTCCACAAGCAGCTCCTTCAATTTCCAGAAGTACATCCAACGATCCCTGGAGGATGATTTCAAAGCTATAGTTGGCATCAG CCCTTCCATGTGGCTTTTAGTGGTTATTCTATTGCTCCTGGACGTGTACG GTTGGAATGTGTATCTATGGATTTCTTTTATTCCGCTAACT ATAGTGTTAGTTCTTGGGACCAAACTCCAAGTAATCGTTGCAAGAATGGCACTTGATCTGAAAGCTCAACACATTGTAATTAAAGGAACCCCTCTGGTGCAGCCTAACGACAATTTTCTGGTTCAAAAACCAGAATTTGTATTGACCTTGCTGCACTACACTTTGTTTGTG AATGCATTTGAGATGGCATTTTTCATTTGGGTCACGGTACGACTTTCTCAGTGA
- the LOC123209164 gene encoding MLO-like protein 6 isoform X2: MAGDSGGRSLEQTPTWAVAVVCFILVAISIFIEHIIHLIGNWLRKKHKRALYESLEKIKSELMLLGFISLLLTVGQSLILNICIPEDIASKWLPCGKDQEAEATEKTEETTETTDYENRRKLLAMMASGGNFRRSLAAAASTDKCAEKMRKWKQWEKETRTAEYQFSHDPERFRFARETSFGRRHLSFWTKTPGLIWIVCFFRQFVRSVPKVDYLTLRHGFIMAHLAPQSHTRFDFQKYINRSLEEDFKVVVGISPPIWFFAVIFLLFNTHGWYSYLWLPFIPLIVILLVGTKLQVIITKMGLRIMERRQVVKGVPVVEPGDDLFWFNRPRLLLYLINFVLFQNAFQLAFFGWSWFEFGLKSCFHEHTEDIVIRITMGVLIQILCSYVTLPLYALVTQMGSNMKPTIFNERVATALRNWHRTAKKHIKENKSSVSGGATPFSSRPTTPSHRASPVQLLRHHRSEIGSGHTSPRRSNFDIELLETDSPSPSQHYRGDGSSSSNYHHNNNFTDRRNYYVEYDPKVNEPDQQQSVQIEIAKDFSFDKRTSV; this comes from the exons ATGGCAGGAGACAGTGGGGGAAGATCTTTGGAGCAAACGCCGACGTGGGCGGTGGCTgtggtttgttttattttggttGCGATATCAATATTTATCGAACACATAATCCACCTTATTGGAAAC TGGTTGAGGAAGAAACACAAGAGAGCTCTTTATGAATCGCTCGAAAAGATCAAATCAG AGCTTATGTTGCTGGGGTTCATATCGTTGCTTCTAACAGTAGGACAAAGTCTAATATTGAATATATGCATACCGGAGGATATCGCAAGTAAATGGCTTCCATGTGGGAAGGACCAAGAAGCCGAAGCGACCGAGAAGACGGAAGAAACGACTGAGACTACAGATTATGAAAACCGCCGGAAACTTCTGGCGATGATGGCATCTGGTGGAAACTTTCGAAGATCTTTGGCCGCCGCAGCTTCAACTGATAAATGCGCAGAAAAG atgAGAAAATGGAAGCAATGGGAGAAAGAAACAAGAACAGCAGAGTATCAGTTTTCACACG ATCCTGAGAGGTTCCGATTTGCAAGAGAGACGTCGTTTGGCAGAAGGCATTTGAGCTTCTGGACCAAGACACCTGGACTCATCTGGATT GTTTGTTTCTTCAGGCAATTTGTTCGCTCAGTTCCTAAAGTAGATTATTTAACTTTACGACATGGATTTATCATG gcACATTTGGCACCCCAAAGTCACACCAGATTTGACTTCCAAAAATACATCAACAGGTCGCTGGAAGAGGACTTCAAGGTTGTTGTGGGAATCAG tCCACCAATCTGGTTCTTTGCAGTCATTTTCCTGCTCTTCAACACTCACG GATGGTACTCTTATCTATGGCTCCCATTTATTCCATTAATT GTGATACTGCTAGTGGGAACAAAGCTGCAGGTGATTATAACCAAAATGGGGCTTAGAATTATGGAGAGAAGACAAGTTGTGAAGGGCGTGCCTGTGGTTGAGCCTGGTGATGACCTCTTTTGGTTTAACCGCCCGCGCCTCTTGCTTTACCTCATCAATTTTGTTCTCTTTCAG AATGCCTTTCAGCTTGCTTTCTTTGGATGGAGTTGG tttgaattcGGATTGAAATCGTGTTTCCATGAGCATACAGAGGATATAGTCATCAGAATCACAATGGG GGTCCTCATTCAGATTCTGTGCAGCTATGTGACTCTTCCTCTCTATGCCCTTGTAACACAG ATGGGTTCCAACATGAAACCAACCATATTTAACGAAAGAGTGGCAACAGCACTCAGGAATTGGCATCGCACCgccaagaaacacattaaagaaaataagagCTCCGTCTCCGGCGGCGCCACCCCATTCTCCAGCAGACCAACCACCCCATCCCACCGTGCCTCTCCAGTACAGCTCCTCCGCCATCACCGGAGCGAAATAGGCAGCGGCCATACCTCCCCCAGAAGATCCAATTTCGATATCGAGCTATTGGAAACAGACTCTCCATCTCCTTCACAGCACTACCGAGGTGATGGTTCATCATCATCTAATTACCatcacaataataattttactgatAGAAGAAATTACTACGTAGAGTATGATCCGAAAGTCAATGAACCGGATCAACAACAGTCTGTTCAGATTGAAATCGCCAAAGATTTTTCATTCGATAAAAGGACAAGTGTATaa
- the LOC123209164 gene encoding MLO-like protein 6 isoform X1 yields MAGDSGGRSLEQTPTWAVAVVCFILVAISIFIEHIIHLIGNWLRKKHKRALYESLEKIKSELMLLGFISLLLTVGQSLILNICIPEDIASKWLPCGKDQEAEATEKTEETTETTDYENRRKLLAMMASGGNFRRSLAAAASTDKCAEKKKVPFISSDGIHQLHIFIFVLAVSHILYCVLTMALGRAKMRKWKQWEKETRTAEYQFSHDPERFRFARETSFGRRHLSFWTKTPGLIWIVCFFRQFVRSVPKVDYLTLRHGFIMAHLAPQSHTRFDFQKYINRSLEEDFKVVVGISPPIWFFAVIFLLFNTHGWYSYLWLPFIPLIVILLVGTKLQVIITKMGLRIMERRQVVKGVPVVEPGDDLFWFNRPRLLLYLINFVLFQNAFQLAFFGWSWFEFGLKSCFHEHTEDIVIRITMGVLIQILCSYVTLPLYALVTQMGSNMKPTIFNERVATALRNWHRTAKKHIKENKSSVSGGATPFSSRPTTPSHRASPVQLLRHHRSEIGSGHTSPRRSNFDIELLETDSPSPSQHYRGDGSSSSNYHHNNNFTDRRNYYVEYDPKVNEPDQQQSVQIEIAKDFSFDKRTSV; encoded by the exons ATGGCAGGAGACAGTGGGGGAAGATCTTTGGAGCAAACGCCGACGTGGGCGGTGGCTgtggtttgttttattttggttGCGATATCAATATTTATCGAACACATAATCCACCTTATTGGAAAC TGGTTGAGGAAGAAACACAAGAGAGCTCTTTATGAATCGCTCGAAAAGATCAAATCAG AGCTTATGTTGCTGGGGTTCATATCGTTGCTTCTAACAGTAGGACAAAGTCTAATATTGAATATATGCATACCGGAGGATATCGCAAGTAAATGGCTTCCATGTGGGAAGGACCAAGAAGCCGAAGCGACCGAGAAGACGGAAGAAACGACTGAGACTACAGATTATGAAAACCGCCGGAAACTTCTGGCGATGATGGCATCTGGTGGAAACTTTCGAAGATCTTTGGCCGCCGCAGCTTCAACTGATAAATGCGCAGAAAAG AAAAAAGTTCCATTTATATCTTCGGATGGTATTCATCAACTACACATTTTCATCTTCGTTTTGGCTGTTTCCCACATCCTTTACTGTGTTCTAACCATGGCTTTGGGGAGAGCCAAG atgAGAAAATGGAAGCAATGGGAGAAAGAAACAAGAACAGCAGAGTATCAGTTTTCACACG ATCCTGAGAGGTTCCGATTTGCAAGAGAGACGTCGTTTGGCAGAAGGCATTTGAGCTTCTGGACCAAGACACCTGGACTCATCTGGATT GTTTGTTTCTTCAGGCAATTTGTTCGCTCAGTTCCTAAAGTAGATTATTTAACTTTACGACATGGATTTATCATG gcACATTTGGCACCCCAAAGTCACACCAGATTTGACTTCCAAAAATACATCAACAGGTCGCTGGAAGAGGACTTCAAGGTTGTTGTGGGAATCAG tCCACCAATCTGGTTCTTTGCAGTCATTTTCCTGCTCTTCAACACTCACG GATGGTACTCTTATCTATGGCTCCCATTTATTCCATTAATT GTGATACTGCTAGTGGGAACAAAGCTGCAGGTGATTATAACCAAAATGGGGCTTAGAATTATGGAGAGAAGACAAGTTGTGAAGGGCGTGCCTGTGGTTGAGCCTGGTGATGACCTCTTTTGGTTTAACCGCCCGCGCCTCTTGCTTTACCTCATCAATTTTGTTCTCTTTCAG AATGCCTTTCAGCTTGCTTTCTTTGGATGGAGTTGG tttgaattcGGATTGAAATCGTGTTTCCATGAGCATACAGAGGATATAGTCATCAGAATCACAATGGG GGTCCTCATTCAGATTCTGTGCAGCTATGTGACTCTTCCTCTCTATGCCCTTGTAACACAG ATGGGTTCCAACATGAAACCAACCATATTTAACGAAAGAGTGGCAACAGCACTCAGGAATTGGCATCGCACCgccaagaaacacattaaagaaaataagagCTCCGTCTCCGGCGGCGCCACCCCATTCTCCAGCAGACCAACCACCCCATCCCACCGTGCCTCTCCAGTACAGCTCCTCCGCCATCACCGGAGCGAAATAGGCAGCGGCCATACCTCCCCCAGAAGATCCAATTTCGATATCGAGCTATTGGAAACAGACTCTCCATCTCCTTCACAGCACTACCGAGGTGATGGTTCATCATCATCTAATTACCatcacaataataattttactgatAGAAGAAATTACTACGTAGAGTATGATCCGAAAGTCAATGAACCGGATCAACAACAGTCTGTTCAGATTGAAATCGCCAAAGATTTTTCATTCGATAAAAGGACAAGTGTATaa
- the LOC123204256 gene encoding protein transport protein Sec61 subunit beta-like produces MARGSSQSQTTTSASASRPGVMAPRGSAAATAGMRRRRVTSSSGGGSSSVGGAGASSNMLRFYTDDAPGLKISPTVVLVMSLCFIGFVTALHVFGKLYRAKTAA; encoded by the coding sequence ATGGCTCGAGGATCCTCTCAGTCGCAGACAACCACCTCCGCCTCTGCCTCTCGTCCAGGCGTCATGGCCCCGCGAGGCTCGGCAGCTGCGACCGCCGGGATGCGCCGCCGTCGCGTCACCAGTTCCTCTGGAGGCGGATCCAGCTCGGTAGGAGGCGCTGGAGCGAGCTCTAATATGCTCCGTTTCTACACCGATGATGCGCCGGGACTCAAGATCTCGCCGACCGTCGTCCTCGTCATGAGCCTCTGCTTCATCGGCTTTGTCACCGCTCTCCATGTGTTCGGAAAGCTTTACCGCGCCAAAACTGCAGCCTGA